Proteins from a genomic interval of Lolium perenne isolate Kyuss_39 chromosome 1, Kyuss_2.0, whole genome shotgun sequence:
- the LOC127324029 gene encoding DAR GTPase 3, chloroplastic, which translates to MLLTTRRLPATPSHPAVHPHISLAPPSLRLRRQHGRATMASATSTTPPVLGETLLGLYEKERLGLSRYADEESNEDMFWETLDADLQYWTRGLRPVQWYPGHIAKTEKELKGQLKLMDVVIEVRDARIPLATTHPKMDLWLGNRRRIIVMNREDMVSAEDRNAWATYFSSQGIKVVYSNGQLGMGTMKLGRMAKSAASTVNTRRREKGLLPRPVRAGIVGYPNVGKSSLVNRLLKRRMCPAAPRPGVTRELKWVRFGKDLELLDSPGILPMRISDQTAALKLAICDDIGERSYDFADVAAILVQILLRHPDVGSEAFRKRYKIDVDSDCGKMFVTKLSVHLFNGDTTQAAFRILSDFRKGRFGWVALERPPT; encoded by the exons ATGCTCCTCACGACGCGCCGCCTCCCGGCTACCCCTTCCCACCCAGCCGTCCATCCACACATCTCCCTCGCTCCGCCCTCCCTCCGTCTCCGGCGACAACATGGTCGAGCGACTATGGCGAGTGCAACGTCGACGACACCTCCCGTG CTTGGTGAGACGCTGCTGGGTTTGTACGAGAAAGAGAGGTTAGGCCTCTCACGATATGCCGATGAGGAGTCCAACGAAGACATGTTCTGGGAAACCTTGGATGCTGATTTGCAGTACTGGACCAGAGGCCTGCGTCCGGTGCAG TGGTATCCTGGTCATATTGCGAAAACAGAGAAGGAACTTAAAGGACAGTTAAAGCTCATGGACGTTGTCATAGAGGTCCGGGATGCTAGAATCCCCTTGGCCACAACCCATCCTAAG ATGGATTTATGGCTAGGCAACCGGAGAAGGATCATAGTGATGAACCGGGAGGACATGGTGTCAGCTGAAGACCGAAATGCATGGGCAACTTACTTCTCAAGTCAGGGTATCAAGGTTGTTTACTCAAATGGCCAGCTGGGCATG GGTACAATGAAATTAGGTAGAATGGCAAAATCAGCTGCATCAACTGTGAACACAAGAAGAAGAGAAAAGGGATTGCTTCCTCGTCCG GTTCGAGCAGGAATTGTTGGATACCCAAATGTTGGCAAATCTTCCTTGGTTAATCGCTTGCTAAAACGAAGAATGTGTCCAGCAGCACCTAGACCAGGTGTCACCAGAGAGCTGAA GTGGGTTCGTTTTGGGAAGGATCTAGAGCTGTTAGACTCACCTGGAATTTTGCCAATGAGAATTAGCGATCAGACAGCAGCACTAAAGCTTGCTATCTGTGATGATATTGGAGAAAGGTCATATGATTTTGCTGATGTGGCAGCGATTCTTGTGCAGATATTGTTAAGACATCCGGATGTGG GCTCTGAAGCATTTCGAAAACGATACAAGATCGATGTAGACAGCGACTGCGGAAAAAT GTTTGTCACAAAGCTCTCAGTCCACTTGTTCAATGGAGATACCACCCAAGCAGCTTTTCGCATCTTGTCTGACTTCCGGAAAGGCAGATTTGGCTGGGTGGCCCTGGAGAGACCCCCAACATGA